A DNA window from Halomicrobium mukohataei DSM 12286 contains the following coding sequences:
- a CDS encoding O-acetylhomoserine aminocarboxypropyltransferase/cysteine synthase family protein, which translates to MSDDRGFETDALHVGQETPESHANARAPPIYQTTSYVFEDAEDAAAQFALEKPGHIYSRLMNPTTGMLQERIAALEGGVGAVATSSGMAALNLATFLLADAGDNIVTASSLYGGTYTYFTHTAPRNGVEARFVDTLDYEAYEEAIDEDTAYVHCETIGNPSLVTPDFERLAEIAHDNGVPLFVDNTFATPYLSNPIEHGADIVWNSTTKWIHGHGTTVGGVLVDGGSFPWNEHAEKYPEIAQDNPAYHGINFDETFGPAGLTYAAIARGLRDMGNQQSPFDAWNTIQGLETLPVRMERHCENAMAVAEHLADHPEVSWVTYPGLDDHETHDNASEYLDGGYGGMITFGLEDGYDAARGTVESTEIASLLANVGDAKTLIIHPASTTHQQLTDEEKQAAGVTNDLVRLSVGLESADDIIADLDQAIERATS; encoded by the coding sequence ATGAGCGACGACCGCGGATTCGAGACCGACGCACTGCACGTGGGACAGGAGACGCCAGAATCTCACGCGAACGCTCGCGCCCCACCGATCTACCAGACGACCTCCTACGTCTTCGAGGATGCCGAGGACGCGGCGGCACAGTTCGCCCTGGAGAAGCCGGGCCACATCTACTCGCGGCTGATGAACCCGACCACGGGCATGTTACAGGAACGTATCGCTGCACTCGAAGGCGGGGTCGGTGCGGTCGCGACCTCTTCGGGGATGGCGGCGCTGAATCTCGCGACCTTCCTGCTGGCCGACGCCGGGGACAACATCGTCACGGCGTCCTCGCTGTACGGCGGCACGTACACGTACTTCACTCACACCGCGCCGCGCAACGGCGTCGAGGCCCGCTTCGTCGATACGCTGGACTACGAGGCCTACGAGGAGGCCATCGACGAGGACACGGCCTACGTCCACTGTGAGACGATCGGCAATCCGTCGCTGGTGACCCCGGACTTCGAGCGACTGGCCGAGATCGCCCACGACAACGGCGTCCCACTCTTTGTCGACAACACCTTCGCGACGCCGTACCTCTCGAACCCGATCGAGCACGGGGCCGACATCGTCTGGAACTCCACGACCAAGTGGATCCACGGCCACGGCACGACCGTCGGCGGCGTCCTCGTCGACGGCGGAAGCTTCCCGTGGAACGAGCACGCCGAGAAGTACCCAGAGATCGCCCAGGACAACCCCGCCTACCACGGGATCAACTTCGACGAGACGTTCGGGCCTGCGGGGCTCACTTACGCCGCCATCGCGCGCGGCCTCCGTGACATGGGCAACCAGCAGTCCCCCTTCGACGCCTGGAACACGATCCAGGGCCTCGAAACCCTCCCGGTTCGGATGGAACGCCACTGCGAGAACGCGATGGCCGTCGCCGAGCACCTGGCCGACCACCCCGAGGTCTCGTGGGTCACCTACCCCGGACTCGACGACCACGAGACCCACGACAACGCCAGCGAGTACTTAGACGGTGGCTACGGCGGGATGATCACGTTCGGACTGGAAGACGGCTACGACGCCGCACGGGGCACCGTCGAATCCACAGAGATCGCCTCGCTGCTGGCAAACGTCGGCGACGCGAAGACGCTGATCATCCACCCCGCATCGACGACTCACCAGCAACTCACCGACGAGGAGAAGCAGGCCGCCGGCGTCACGAACGACCTCGTTCGGCTCTCCGTGGGTCTGGAGTCGGCCGACGACATCATCGCAGACCTCGACCAGGCGATCGAGCGGGCGACGAGCTAG
- the serB gene encoding phosphoserine phosphatase SerB, producing the protein MLVAFDFDGTLSDSEMTVLLGNQNDTAEDMAEITERAMNDEIEYAESLYQRCALLEGMDDETAQAAFDRVELRPGAADVIEALREAGVYVCILTGGFERGVEAALEAEGVEVDAIVANRLPVADGKLTGAVEGPLIEGTKDDALDIVTTVVGEDRDDTIAVGDGANDLPMLEVAGLAVGFDPKPAVAPSCDTIVETMAELSELLEGESVL; encoded by the coding sequence ATGCTAGTCGCCTTCGACTTCGACGGGACCCTCTCAGATTCGGAGATGACCGTCCTGCTGGGCAATCAGAACGACACGGCCGAGGACATGGCCGAGATCACCGAGCGGGCGATGAACGACGAGATCGAGTACGCGGAGAGCCTCTATCAGCGGTGTGCGCTGCTGGAGGGAATGGACGACGAGACGGCACAGGCGGCGTTCGATCGGGTCGAGCTTCGCCCCGGCGCGGCCGACGTGATCGAGGCCCTGCGCGAAGCGGGCGTCTACGTCTGTATCCTCACCGGCGGCTTCGAACGCGGCGTCGAGGCTGCACTCGAAGCCGAGGGGGTAGAGGTCGACGCGATCGTCGCCAACCGCCTGCCCGTCGCCGACGGGAAGCTCACCGGCGCGGTCGAGGGGCCGCTCATCGAGGGCACCAAGGACGACGCCTTAGACATCGTGACGACGGTCGTCGGCGAGGACCGCGACGACACGATCGCCGTCGGCGACGGAGCAAACGACCTCCCGATGCTGGAAGTGGCGGGACTGGCCGTCGGCTTCGACCCGAAGCCCGCGGTCGCCCCCTCGTGTGACACCATCGTCGAGACGATGGCCGAGCTGTCCGAGCTGCTCGAAGGCGAGAGCGTGCTGTAG
- a CDS encoding ATP-dependent DNA helicase codes for MATTDDDYLRFFPYEEPYDHQREAMGGIYDALTDGRDVLFEGACGTGKTLASLVPALEYARQADKTVVITTNVHQQMRQFVEDARAITAQESIRAVVFRGKGSMCHIDVDYEECQALRDTTRDLVDKERERAELERQESELLDQATEGPSDGENQENALEARNAVMDELQAVEEDLEELQTDATICDHYYRNLTVDTTEFYAWLYEDVRTPDDVYEYAHDRGLCGYELLKEGVEGVDLVVCNYHHLLDPMIREQFFRWLGRDPEDVVAVFDEAHNVENAARDHARRTLTETTVESAIDELAESEETAAGSGGEGARSEAAHNVLATFLRALRTTYDEAFGFGEREQVEDHWYDLSIANDDRRDELTLAFLQEYSGPGFHEELDQALELGRELDQQYEEAFKEGDLDTRKECQTLQAAQFLSAWLEESDDLGQYPVVSVRRREESGDIYGRAELYTCIPSNVTGDLFSDLHASVLMSATLRPFDVTQDVLGLTDAEAMAYGEQFPEERRRTYAVDGPALFSSERDDPSTQDAVAGVLEDAAQMTPGNTLAFFPSYAEAERYHERVDVDGKQYLDEPGTQARDLRDSFVDRDDALLCTSLWGTLGEGVSYDGDDARTVVVVGVPYPHLDDRMDAVQNAYAMSFGDDEEAGWHYAVEIPTIRKTRQALGRVVRSPEDFGVRILLDRRYTEAAEMEMHDYAVRGTFPPEERAEMIDIDPEKLKFAMLNFYQDVDGYDGPPPTP; via the coding sequence GTGGCGACGACCGACGACGACTATCTGCGTTTCTTCCCCTACGAGGAGCCCTACGACCACCAGCGCGAGGCGATGGGCGGCATCTACGACGCGCTGACCGACGGTCGTGACGTGCTCTTCGAGGGGGCCTGCGGGACCGGCAAGACGCTGGCCTCGCTCGTGCCGGCACTGGAGTACGCCCGGCAGGCAGACAAGACCGTCGTCATCACGACCAACGTCCACCAGCAGATGCGTCAGTTCGTCGAGGACGCCCGAGCGATCACCGCTCAGGAGTCGATCCGTGCGGTCGTCTTCCGTGGCAAGGGGTCGATGTGTCACATCGACGTCGACTACGAGGAGTGTCAGGCGCTCCGCGATACCACCCGTGACCTGGTGGACAAAGAACGCGAACGGGCCGAGCTGGAACGCCAGGAGAGCGAGCTGCTCGACCAGGCCACCGAAGGCCCCAGCGACGGCGAGAACCAGGAGAACGCGCTAGAGGCCCGCAACGCCGTCATGGACGAACTCCAGGCGGTCGAAGAAGACCTCGAAGAGCTACAGACGGACGCGACGATCTGCGATCACTACTACCGGAACCTCACCGTGGACACGACCGAGTTCTACGCCTGGCTGTACGAGGACGTTCGCACGCCCGACGACGTGTACGAGTACGCCCACGACCGCGGGCTCTGTGGCTACGAACTGCTCAAGGAGGGCGTCGAGGGCGTCGATCTGGTCGTCTGTAACTACCACCACCTGCTCGATCCGATGATCCGCGAACAGTTCTTTCGGTGGCTCGGCCGGGACCCGGAGGACGTGGTCGCCGTCTTCGACGAGGCCCACAACGTCGAGAACGCCGCCCGCGACCACGCTCGTCGGACCCTCACCGAGACGACCGTCGAGAGCGCCATCGACGAACTGGCCGAGAGCGAGGAGACGGCGGCCGGTTCGGGCGGCGAAGGCGCGAGAAGCGAGGCCGCTCACAACGTGCTCGCGACCTTCCTTCGGGCACTGCGGACGACCTACGACGAGGCGTTCGGCTTCGGCGAGCGCGAGCAGGTCGAGGACCACTGGTACGACCTCTCGATCGCCAACGACGACCGCCGAGACGAACTGACACTCGCTTTCCTCCAGGAGTACAGCGGCCCCGGCTTCCACGAGGAACTCGACCAGGCGCTGGAACTGGGCCGAGAGCTGGACCAGCAGTACGAGGAGGCGTTCAAGGAGGGCGACCTCGATACGCGCAAGGAGTGTCAGACCCTGCAGGCGGCCCAGTTCCTCTCGGCGTGGCTCGAAGAGAGCGACGACCTCGGACAGTACCCCGTGGTGAGTGTCCGACGCCGGGAAGAGAGTGGCGACATCTACGGTCGGGCGGAGCTGTACACCTGCATCCCCTCGAACGTGACCGGGGACCTCTTCTCGGATCTGCACGCGTCGGTGCTGATGAGCGCGACGCTGCGACCCTTCGACGTGACCCAGGACGTGCTCGGACTGACCGACGCCGAGGCGATGGCCTACGGCGAGCAGTTCCCCGAAGAACGCAGACGGACCTACGCCGTCGACGGCCCCGCGCTGTTTTCCAGCGAACGCGACGATCCGTCGACCCAGGACGCCGTCGCTGGCGTGCTGGAAGACGCCGCCCAGATGACGCCCGGGAACACGCTCGCCTTCTTCCCGAGCTACGCCGAGGCCGAACGATACCACGAGCGAGTCGACGTAGACGGGAAGCAGTACCTCGACGAGCCCGGAACGCAGGCCCGCGACCTCAGAGACTCGTTCGTCGACCGGGACGACGCGCTCCTGTGTACGTCGCTGTGGGGCACGCTCGGCGAGGGCGTGAGCTACGACGGCGACGACGCCCGGACCGTCGTCGTGGTCGGCGTCCCCTACCCCCACCTCGACGACCGGATGGACGCCGTCCAGAACGCCTACGCGATGAGTTTCGGCGACGACGAGGAGGCGGGCTGGCACTACGCCGTCGAGATCCCGACGATCCGCAAGACCCGGCAAGCGCTTGGCCGCGTGGTCCGCTCGCCCGAGGACTTCGGCGTCCGCATCCTGCTGGATCGGCGCTACACCGAGGCCGCCGAGATGGAGATGCACGACTACGCGGTGCGGGGAACCTTCCCGCCGGAGGAGCGCGCGGAGATGATCGACATCGACCCAGAGAAGCTCAAGTTCGCGATGCTGAACTTCTACCAGGACGTGGACGGCTACGACGGGCCGCCGCCGACGCCGTAG
- a CDS encoding cation diffusion facilitator family transporter, with translation MAGSKSVVLAALVANGAIAILKFVGFLLTGSAAMLSETYHSISDTGNQVFLLIGIRFSDRSADQQHPFGYGKSQFFYSFLVSVFLFGIAGWESAKHGYSQLTGGGHGGGQHAGETVDFLFLSYAPPGWLDPVWVNYTVLIGAFVFEAWALYKARAEMKRQMGDHDWTSYREAFRKTSDVTTLTALTEDTIALLGIVIALTGITLEQLTGNAVFDQLSALLIGLMLMGFALALAWENKRLILGESLQPDVEAELRDIVRSHPGVTSIIGFRTVYFGPEEVLVTADVQFEDGLETDEIDERITAIEAQLKATGAGIQKVYIEPES, from the coding sequence ATGGCTGGAAGCAAGTCGGTCGTCCTCGCCGCGTTGGTCGCGAACGGTGCGATCGCGATCCTGAAGTTCGTCGGCTTTCTCCTGACCGGGAGTGCGGCGATGCTATCGGAAACGTACCACAGCATCTCTGATACCGGGAACCAGGTGTTCCTGTTGATCGGCATCCGCTTCAGCGACCGAAGCGCCGACCAGCAACACCCCTTCGGCTACGGGAAGTCTCAGTTCTTCTATAGCTTCCTCGTCTCGGTGTTCCTCTTTGGCATCGCCGGCTGGGAGAGCGCCAAACACGGCTACAGTCAGCTCACCGGCGGCGGGCACGGCGGCGGGCAGCACGCGGGTGAAACGGTCGATTTCCTCTTTCTGAGCTACGCGCCGCCAGGGTGGCTGGATCCAGTCTGGGTCAACTACACCGTCCTGATCGGAGCCTTCGTCTTCGAAGCGTGGGCACTGTACAAGGCCCGCGCCGAGATGAAACGCCAGATGGGAGATCACGACTGGACCAGCTACCGGGAGGCGTTCCGCAAGACCAGCGACGTGACGACGCTGACTGCTCTCACCGAGGACACCATCGCGCTGCTGGGGATCGTGATCGCGCTGACGGGCATCACGCTCGAACAGCTCACCGGCAACGCCGTCTTCGACCAGCTCTCCGCGCTGCTGATCGGGCTCATGCTGATGGGGTTCGCGCTGGCGCTGGCCTGGGAGAACAAGCGGCTCATCCTCGGCGAGAGCCTCCAGCCCGACGTGGAGGCGGAACTGCGCGACATCGTCCGATCCCATCCGGGCGTCACGTCGATCATCGGTTTCCGGACGGTGTACTTCGGTCCCGAGGAGGTGCTGGTGACCGCAGACGTACAGTTCGAGGACGGACTGGAGACAGACGAGATCGACGAGCGAATCACCGCGATCGAAGCACAGCTCAAAGCGACGGGTGCCGGCATCCAGAAGGTGTACATCGAACCGGAGAGCTGA
- a CDS encoding metallophosphoesterase produces the protein MLAIISDTHGTDDHRLTGRTLDAVREAEIVVHAGDFTTERVYEAIAAETDELVAVQGNNEEPALGRRLPTTATVEWHDRRFVLAHGHEHTETALSLLARQEAADVVIVGHSHRPELSTSLGPLLINPGSYADPRRYRPAHAEVVDTGSELRVTLYEPDGTTITEVCQ, from the coding sequence ATGCTCGCGATCATCTCGGACACGCACGGTACCGACGACCATCGACTCACCGGTCGGACGCTCGACGCCGTTCGCGAGGCCGAGATCGTCGTCCACGCCGGTGACTTCACGACCGAACGCGTCTACGAGGCCATCGCGGCCGAGACCGACGAACTCGTCGCGGTTCAGGGGAACAACGAGGAACCGGCTCTGGGGCGGCGACTCCCCACGACCGCGACCGTCGAGTGGCACGACCGGCGGTTCGTCCTCGCCCACGGCCACGAGCACACCGAGACGGCGCTGTCACTGCTGGCTCGTCAAGAGGCCGCAGACGTGGTGATCGTCGGCCACTCACACCGGCCGGAACTGTCGACCTCGCTCGGTCCGTTGCTGATCAACCCGGGGAGCTACGCCGATCCACGGCGGTATCGCCCTGCACACGCAGAAGTGGTGGACACTGGAAGCGAGTTGCGAGTAACGCTGTACGAGCCCGACGGAACGACGATAACGGAGGTGTGCCAGTGA
- a CDS encoding ArsR/SmtB family transcription factor: protein MSLLPSKDPAVTDADPRVISVDSDDADDVLSALSAATARKLLAELHEEPAPPGELADRVDTSLQNAQYHLEKLETAGAVEVADTAYSEKGREMDVYAPADQPLVICAGDEQETSGLRSAVTSLLGGVAVVGVLSLFVQELLGRSLLGSGVQEGSAGTGQPGSSYLPSGSAGSVTESAGQVAADGGTVAQSGAQAAVNAVPPGAAFFAGGCVVLLGVFAAWHFGR from the coding sequence ATGTCACTGCTCCCCTCGAAAGACCCCGCAGTCACCGACGCGGACCCTCGGGTGATCTCGGTCGACAGTGATGACGCCGACGACGTGCTCTCGGCGTTGTCGGCGGCGACCGCCCGGAAGTTACTCGCGGAGCTACACGAGGAGCCGGCCCCGCCCGGCGAGCTCGCCGATCGCGTCGACACCTCCCTCCAGAACGCCCAGTACCACCTGGAGAAGCTCGAAACGGCCGGTGCGGTGGAAGTCGCCGACACGGCCTACTCCGAGAAGGGACGAGAGATGGACGTGTACGCGCCCGCAGACCAGCCGCTGGTCATCTGTGCGGGCGACGAGCAGGAGACCTCGGGGCTGCGCAGCGCGGTGACGAGTCTGCTCGGCGGGGTCGCCGTCGTGGGGGTCCTCAGCCTGTTCGTCCAGGAACTGCTGGGTCGGTCGCTGCTGGGAAGCGGCGTCCAGGAGGGGAGTGCCGGCACGGGACAGCCGGGGAGCAGCTATCTGCCGTCCGGTTCTGCCGGGAGCGTGACAGAGAGCGCGGGACAGGTCGCGGCCGACGGCGGCACCGTCGCACAGAGTGGTGCGCAAGCGGCTGTAAACGCCGTTCCACCGGGCGCAGCGTTTTTCGCGGGCGGCTGTGTCGTCCTCCTCGGAGTGTTCGCAGCCTGGCACTTCGGTCGGTGA
- a CDS encoding DUF7859 family protein — protein MPGWEVYAILAVLLLLVFFLYLMVRRTVTGFKEGIKESQRK, from the coding sequence ATGCCCGGTTGGGAAGTGTACGCGATACTGGCGGTCCTGCTCCTGTTGGTCTTTTTCCTCTACCTGATGGTTCGCCGAACGGTGACGGGATTCAAAGAAGGGATCAAAGAGAGCCAGCGCAAGTAG
- a CDS encoding aminopeptidase — MDPRVREHAEIVADHSVELQAGDDVVIDAHPDAADLVTALHEVIADRGANPLTVQDRLGARFRRAYLRNHDGDFETPAHVQALYDEMDVYIAIRGGGNATETSDVDPETTAAYQQAQQPLLDERLSKRWCLTQYPAQTNAQLAQLSTEGYENFVWDAVNKDWDAVREHQSQMVDILDPADEVRIVSGDTTDVTMSVAGNPTLNDYGERNLPGGEVFTAPVADSVEGEVLFDKPLYHQGREVTDAYLTFEDGEVVDHSASKNEDVLTEVLDTDAGARRLGELGIGMNRDIDQFTYNMLFDEKMGDTVHMAVGRAYDDTVGEDNEQNDSAVHVDMIVDMSEDSYIEVDGERVQEDGTFVFEDNEIEQ, encoded by the coding sequence ATGGACCCACGTGTCCGCGAACACGCAGAGATCGTCGCAGACCACTCCGTCGAGCTGCAGGCCGGTGACGACGTCGTCATCGACGCCCATCCCGACGCGGCGGACCTCGTGACGGCGCTCCACGAGGTGATCGCCGACCGCGGCGCGAACCCACTCACCGTCCAGGACCGCCTCGGTGCTCGCTTCCGACGCGCGTATCTGCGCAACCACGACGGCGACTTCGAGACGCCGGCACACGTCCAGGCGCTGTACGACGAGATGGACGTGTACATCGCCATCCGCGGCGGCGGCAACGCCACCGAGACCAGCGACGTCGACCCCGAGACGACCGCGGCCTACCAGCAGGCCCAGCAACCGCTGCTCGACGAACGCCTCTCGAAGCGGTGGTGTCTCACCCAGTACCCCGCCCAGACCAACGCCCAGCTGGCCCAGCTCAGCACGGAGGGCTACGAGAACTTCGTCTGGGACGCGGTCAACAAGGACTGGGACGCCGTCCGCGAACACCAGTCCCAGATGGTCGACATCCTCGACCCCGCCGACGAGGTCCGGATCGTCTCGGGCGACACCACCGACGTGACGATGAGCGTCGCCGGCAACCCGACGCTCAACGACTACGGCGAGCGCAACCTCCCCGGCGGCGAGGTCTTTACCGCCCCCGTCGCCGACAGCGTCGAGGGCGAGGTCCTGTTCGACAAGCCCCTGTACCATCAGGGCCGAGAAGTGACGGACGCATACCTCACGTTCGAGGACGGCGAGGTCGTCGACCACAGCGCGTCGAAAAACGAGGACGTGCTGACGGAAGTGCTCGACACCGACGCGGGCGCGCGCCGACTCGGCGAACTCGGGATCGGGATGAACCGCGACATCGACCAGTTCACCTACAACATGCTGTTCGACGAGAAGATGGGCGACACCGTCCACATGGCCGTCGGCCGCGCGTACGACGACACCGTCGGCGAAGACAACGAGCAAAACGACAGCGCCGTCCACGTCGACATGATCGTGGACATGAGCGAGGACTCGTACATCGAGGTGGACGGCGAGCGCGTACAGGAGGACGGGACGTTCGTGTTCGAGGACAACGAAATCGAGCAGTAG